The proteins below are encoded in one region of Alosa sapidissima isolate fAloSap1 chromosome 24, fAloSap1.pri, whole genome shotgun sequence:
- the LOC121700145 gene encoding uncharacterized protein LOC121700145 produces MDRMRQTVYKRVEQMGKPTEEVMEMFQFLWVPELMHHEMKLRFGLDLKLSLHNTLGILTPNVIRVADSGSQRESLSSLRDTNTDDLQKSAAVLILPALFKEDAKFLYCLDEEPLSVFPTIIFQGGDTPLLARRASIKMDGITIASGEMDVPHALQCEFVIGPSPDIDASLGLICIFCLYFLFDVQYPKEAHHTLLFFDRRLNLSMSKPSTPVLRVEKMLS; encoded by the exons ATGGACAGGATGAGGCAAACTGTCTATAAGAGGGTAGAGCAAATGGGAAAACCAACTGAGGAGGTGATGGAGATGTTCCAATTTCTTTGGGTGCCAGAGCTG atGCATCATGAAATGAAGTTGCGGTTTGGACTGGACTTAAAGCTAAGCCTGCATAACACCCTCGGTATATTGACCCCTAACGTCATCAGAGTGGCTGACAGTGGGAGTCAGAGGGAGAGCCTGTCAAGCCTACGAGATACTAACACAGATG ACCTTCAAAAAAGTGCTGCTGTCCTAATTTTGCCTGCCCTTTTTAAGGAGGATGCCAAGTTTCTGTATTGTTTAGACGAG GAACCACTGAGCGTGTTTCCAACCATCATCTTCCAGGGTGGTGATACTCCCCTCCTTGCCAGGAGAGCATCCATAAAGATGGATGGCATCACAATAGCAAGTGGAGAGATGGATGTGCCACATGCCCTCCAATGCGAATTTGTCATTGGCCCCTCCCCTGACATTGATGCCTCCTTAGGCCTTAtctgtattttttgtttatattttctttttgatgTTCAGTACCCAAAAGAGGCCCACCACACATTACTATTCTTTGACAGACGCCTTAACCTGTCTATGTCTAAGCCCTCCACTCCAGTGTtgcgtgtggaaaaaatgtTATCATAA